The sequence below is a genomic window from Microbacterium sp. SORGH_AS_0888.
CGGCGTTCGCCGGCGTCGCCGCGGTGATCTACCTCGCGGAGAACATCGCGACCTGGGCGGGCGCATGGCTCTATCCGAACCAGGCCGACGGATGGGAGCCGGTCGCGCCCTCGAAGCTCAGCTCGTGGCTGCTGCTCATGATCATCTCGGTCGTGCTGGTGACGCTCGTCTTCCCGCCGCGGCCACCGCGGACCGTGGTGGCGCGCCGCGATGGCACGATGGAGGCATGACCGCAACGCTCGTCGCCCAAGACCTCGCCGGCGGCTACGGGCACCGCGTGCTGTTCGAGCACCTCGATCTGACCGTGGCGCCGGGCGACGTGGTCGGGGTCGTCGGGGCCAACGGCGCGGGAAAGTCCACGCTCCTTCGTCTGCTGGGCGGCGCGGAGACCCCGCTCGCGGGCACCGTGTCGCTCTCGCCGCCGGACGCCTTCGTGGGATGGCTGCCGCAGGAGCACGAGCGTGTGCCGGGGGAGACCGTCGCGGCCTACGTCGCCCGTCGCACCGGTTGCGCCCAGGCGACGAGCGAGATGGACGCGGCCGCCGCCGCCCTCGGCGACCCGTCGCTCGCCACGCCGGGCACCGATCCGGCCGAGGTCTACTCCGCGGCGCTGGAGCGCTGGCTCGCGACCGGGGCGGCCGACCTCGACGAGCGGATGCCGGTCGTCATGGCGGAGCTGGGGCTCACGGCGGACGCGGGAGCCGAGATGACCTCGCTCTCGGGAGGTCAGGCCGCGCGGGTCGGACTGGCGGCCCTCTTGCTCAGTCGCTTCGACATCGTGCTGCTCGACGAGCCCACCAACGACCTGGACCTCGACGGCCTCGAGAGGCTCGAAACGTTCGTCCAGGGGCTGCGCGGGGGAGCGGTGCTGGTGAGCCACGACAGGGAGTTCCTCGCGCGCTGCGTCACGCGGGTGCTCGAGCTCGATCTCGTCCAGCAGACCAACCGCGTCTACGGCGGAGGATACGACGCCTACCTCGAGGAGCGGGCGACGCTGCGGCGGCACGCGCGCGAGCGCTACGACGAGTTCGCGGAGAAGAAGGCCGATCTGGTGGCGCGGGCGCGTACGCAGCGTGAGTGGTCGAGCCAGGGGGTGCGCAATGCGATGCGCAAGGCTCCCGACAACGACAAGATCCGGCGCAAGGCGTCCATGGAGTCGAGCGAGAAGCAGGCGCAGAAGGTTCGGCAGATGGAGAGCCGTATCGCGCGCTTGGAGGAGGTAGACGAGCCGCGCAAGGAGTGGCAGCTGCAGTTCACGATCGGCGCCGCTCCCCGGTCGAGCACGATCGTCTCCACCCTGTCGGGCGCTGTGCTGAGGCAGGGGTCCTTCACTCTCGGCCCGGTTTCGCTGCAGGTCGAGGCAGGCGAGCGCATCGGCATCACCGGGCCCAACGGTGCGGGCAAGTCGACGCTCCTTCGCGCTCTGCTGGGCCGGCAGCGTCCGGACGAGGGCACGGCGAGCCTCGGAGCCAGTGTGCAGATCGGGGAGATCGATCAGGCTCGCTCCGCGTTCGCCGGCGACCTGCCCCTCGCGGCCGCGTTCGAGGAGCTCGTCCCGGAGCTCGCCTCGGGCGAGGTGCGCACGCTCCTCGCGAAGTTCGGTCTCAAGGCCGATCACGTCACGCGTTCGGTCTCGGGGCTCTCGCCCGGCGAGCGGACCCGGGCGGCGCTCGCTCTCCTGCAGGCGCGCGGTGTGAACGTGCTGGTGCTGGACGAGCCGACCAACCACCTCGACCTGCCGGCGATCGAACAGCTCGAGCAGGCACTGGAGTCGTATGAGGGCACCCTCCTGCTCGTGACCCACGACCGGCGGATGCTCTCCGCAGTCCGGACCGACCGCCAGTGGCACGTCGTGGACGGCCGGGTCACGGAGCGGTGAGCACGGACGTGGACGGGCAGGATTCCGGCTCGCCGCCCGTGACGCCCGAGCCGGAGACCGCGGTCGCGCTCATGCGCTCGCGCTTCGCGGCCTTCCGCGACGGGGACGCGGCCTGGCTCCTGCACACGTGGCAC
It includes:
- the abc-f gene encoding ribosomal protection-like ABC-F family protein, which gives rise to MTATLVAQDLAGGYGHRVLFEHLDLTVAPGDVVGVVGANGAGKSTLLRLLGGAETPLAGTVSLSPPDAFVGWLPQEHERVPGETVAAYVARRTGCAQATSEMDAAAAALGDPSLATPGTDPAEVYSAALERWLATGAADLDERMPVVMAELGLTADAGAEMTSLSGGQAARVGLAALLLSRFDIVLLDEPTNDLDLDGLERLETFVQGLRGGAVLVSHDREFLARCVTRVLELDLVQQTNRVYGGGYDAYLEERATLRRHARERYDEFAEKKADLVARARTQREWSSQGVRNAMRKAPDNDKIRRKASMESSEKQAQKVRQMESRIARLEEVDEPRKEWQLQFTIGAAPRSSTIVSTLSGAVLRQGSFTLGPVSLQVEAGERIGITGPNGAGKSTLLRALLGRQRPDEGTASLGASVQIGEIDQARSAFAGDLPLAAAFEELVPELASGEVRTLLAKFGLKADHVTRSVSGLSPGERTRAALALLQARGVNVLVLDEPTNHLDLPAIEQLEQALESYEGTLLLVTHDRRMLSAVRTDRQWHVVDGRVTER